The Mycolicibacterium duvalii DNA window CGTAGAGCGCGCGCTGGCCCGACGTCGAGTCGCCCGAACAGTAGCCGACGAAACCCTGCTCGATGTCGGTTTAGTCCACCCCGGCGTCGGTCAGTGCGTTGGTCCCCGACTCCCGGGCCATGTCCGGGTAGTCCCAGCCTTCCCGGCGCCCCGGCTTCTCGAACTTGGTCATCCCGACGCCGACGACGAAAACTCGCTCCATGCTGCCATCCCTTCGCTGCTGTGCGGTCTGTGCAGAAACCTAGCGCGCCCGTTCGGATCCATGCGGACCGGCTGCTGGTATAGACCTTGAAGGCGACAGTGAGGAGACGATATGGCGCTGCGGGTCGTGCAGTGGGCCACCGGCGGGGTCGGTGTGGCTGCGATCAGGGGAGTGCTCGAGCATCCCGAGCTCGAGTTGGTCGGGTGCTGGGTGCACTCGCCGGACAAGGCCGGCCGCGACGTCGGCGACATCGCCGGCACCGACCCTCTCGGCGTCACTGCCACCAACGACGTCGACGAGATCCTGGCGCTGGACGCCGACGCCGTCATCTACACGCCGCTGATGGGTGACCAGGACCAGGTCGCGGCCCTGTTGCGCGCCGGCAAGAACGTCGTCACCCCGGTCGGCTGGCTGTATCCCAGCGAACGGAGCGGCGCACCGCTGCGCGAAGCCGCGCTGGCGGGCAACGCGACGTTGCACGGCACCGGCATCGCGCCCGGCGGGATCAGCGAAGTTCCCGCTGATGCTCTCGGCGATGTCGACGGGCGTGACGTTCGTGCGCGCCGAGGAGTATTCCGACCTGCGCACCTACGAGGCGCCCGATGTGCTGCGCCACGTGATGGGCTTCGGGGAGACCCCGGACAAGGCATTGACCGGACCGATGCAGAAGATGCTCGACGCCGGCTTCATCCAGGCGGTGCGGATGTGTGTCGACCAGCTCGGTTTCGCCGCGGACCCCAAGGTGCGTGCGACCCAGGAGGTGGCGGTGGCCACCGCGCCGATCGACTCGCCGATCGGGCAGATCGAACCCGGCCAGGTCGCCGGGCGCAAGTTTCACTGGGAGGCGCTCGTCGACGACGAGCCCGTGGTGCGGGTGACGGTCAACTGGCTGATGGGCGAGGACAACCTCGACCCGGCGTGGTCGTTCGGGCCCGCCGGGCAGCGCTACGAGATCGAAGTGTGCGGCAACCCCGACTTCACGGTGTCCATCAAAGGCTTCCAGTCCGATATCGGCGGTGAGGGACCGGAGTACGGCGTCGTCGGTACGGCGGCGCACTGCGTGAACTCGGTCCCGGCGGTGTGCGCGGCGCCACCCGGGATCGCCACCTATCTCGATCTGCCGCTGATCAGCGGCAAAGCCGCACCCGCGAAGGGGCGCCGATGACCGACGGCATGCGGGCGTTGGTACTGGCCGGCGGCGGCCTGGCCGGCATCGCCTGGGAAACCGGTGTGCTGCTGGGCATCTGCGACGAGGCCCGCGGCCGGCTGCTGGATTCCGAGGTGTTGGTCGGCACGTCCGCCGGCTCGACGGTGGCGGCGCAACTGAGCAGCGGGACGGCGTTGGAGGAGCTGTTCGCGCGGCAACTGTCCGACGAGGCCGGTGCGCGGAAATCCACCCGGCGTCGCGATCGAGACGATCACCGAGTTTTCCTCGACGCGATGCAGACCCGGGCGCGACCAAAGAAGCTCCGCAAGATCGGCGCGGTCGCGGCCGCTGCCGACACAGTCTCCGAGCCGACGCGCCGTGACGTCATCGCGCACCGGCTGCCGTCCCACGACTGGCCACGACGAGTCCTGCGCATGACCGGGATCGACCTGGACACAGGGGAACTCGTGATCTTCGACAACGACTCGGGAGTCGGTCTGGTCGACGCCGTCGCCGCCAGCTGCGCTGTGCCCGGGGTGTGGCCGCCGGTGCGCATCGGGTCGCGCCGGTTCATGGACGGGGGAGTGGGCAGCACGGTCAACATGAGTGCGGCAGACGACTGCGCCACGGCGGTCGCGCTGGTCCCGTCCAGCTCCCAGACCCCGTCACCGTGGGGGACCGGCACCGTCGACGAGATCAACGCGTTCCCGGGGGCGACGCTGGCGATCTACGCCGATGCCGAGTCGCTGCAGGCATTCGGCCCCAACCCGTTGGACCCCGCCTGCCGCGCCCCGTCCGCGCAGGCCGGCCGGCCGGCGGGAAGCGCGCGCGTCGCCGAATTCCTAGGAGCGTGAGTTGCGGGCTTCCAGCGTGTCCAGACCGGTCGCGGCCAGTTCCTGGCCGATCTCGATGACCTCGGCAGAGCGGTGGAAGTCCAAGCTGCGGCACACGGTGCGCGGCACCTCGATCAGCAGGTCGGGCGGATAGGCGGCCAGCGTGTGCCGGGCCAGCGCCGACTGCGCGATGTCGATGACCCGGTTCATCACCTCGAAACTGCCCAGCTTCGGTACTGCCGGCACCGCGACGTCCTCGTCCTGCACGGGTTCGTCGTCTCCGGTCATGAAGCGGCCCAACATCGCCCGCCCGGTCTGGGTCTCCAGTAACGAGCGGGCCGCCTTGCTGTCGAGCAACGACGACCTGGTGCGCCACATCCGGTTCAACCACTCCCCGCTGGGACGGGCGTCGTGCTCATCGCGGCGG harbors:
- a CDS encoding patatin-like phospholipase family protein produces the protein MTDGMRALVLAGGGLAGIAWETGVLLGICDEARGRLLDSEVLVGTSAGSTVAAQLSSGTALEELFARQLSDEAGARKSTRRRDRDDHRVFLDAMQTRARPKKLRKIGAVAAAADTVSEPTRRDVIAHRLPSHDWPRRVLRMTGIDLDTGELVIFDNDSGVGLVDAVAASCAVPGVWPPVRIGSRRFMDGGVGSTVNMSAADDCATAVALVPSSSQTPSPWGTGTVDEINAFPGATLAIYADAESLQAFGPNPLDPACRAPSAQAGRPAGSARVAEFLGA